One stretch of Equus przewalskii isolate Varuska chromosome 9, EquPr2, whole genome shotgun sequence DNA includes these proteins:
- the PTH2 gene encoding tuberoinfundibular peptide of 39 residues, translated as MSNRTPGPSSLRPRSSGPQTLLLQTQVMETRQVPRSFRVRLLLLLLLLVPWGIRTASGVALPPAGVFSLRTPGRAWVGPATPLELRSMRRSLALADDAAFRERARLLAALERRHWLNWYMHKLLVLDAP; from the exons ATGAGCAATCGAACtcccggcccctcctccctcagacccaggagttcAGGCCCCCAGACCCTCCTCCTTCAGACCCAG GTGATGGAGACCCGCCAGGTGCCCAGGAGCTTCCGGGtgcggctgctgctgctcctcctgctGCTCGTGCCCTGGGGCATCCGCACTGCCTCAGGAGTCGCCCTGCCCCCCGCGGGGGTCTTCAG CCTCCGCACCCCGGGCCGGGCCTGGGTGGGTCCGGCCACCCCGCTGGAGCTGCGGTCGATGCGGCGGAGCCTCGCGCTGGCGGACGACGCGGCGTTCCGGGAGCGCGCGCGGCTGCTGGCCGCCCTCGAGCGCCGCCACTGGCTGAACTGGTACATGCACAAGCTGCTGGTGCTGGACGCGCCCTGA
- the SLC17A7 gene encoding vesicular glutamate transporter 1 isoform X1, whose protein sequence is MEFRQEEFRKLAGRALGRLHRLLEKRQEGAETLELSADGRPVTTQTRDPPIVDCTCFGLPRRYIIAIMSGLGFCISFGIRCNLGVAIVSMVNNSTTHRGGHVVVQKAQFNWDPETVGLIHGSFFWGYIVTQIPGGFICQKFAANRVFGFAIVATSTLNMLIPSAARVHYGCVIFVRILQGLVEGVTYPACHGIWSKWAPPLERSRLATTAFCGSYAGAVVAMPLAGVLVQYSGWSSVFYVYGSFGIFWYLFWLLVSYESPALHPSISEEERKYIEDAIGESAKLMNPVTKFNTPWRRFFTSMPVYAIIVANFCRSWTFYLLLISQPAYFEEVFGFEISKVGLVSALPHLVMTIIVPIGGQIADFLRSRRIMSTTNVRKLMNCGGFGMEATLLLVVGYSHSKGVAISFLVLAVGFSGFAISGFNVNHLDIAPRYASILMGISNGVGTLSGMVCPIIVGAMTKHKTREEWQYVFLIASLVHYGGVIFYGVFASGEKQPWAEPEEMSEEKCGFVGHDQLAGSDESDMEDEAEPPGAPPAPPPSYGATHSTVQPPRPPPPVRDY, encoded by the exons CCTTCTGGAGAAGCGGCAGGAAGGTGCGGAGACGCTGGAGCTGAGTGCTGATGGGCGCCCAGTGACCACGCAGACCCGGGATCCGCCCATCGTGGACTGCACCTGCTTCGGCCTCCCTCGCCGCTACATTATTGCCATCATGAGCGGTCTGGGCTTCTGCATCAGCTTTGGCATCCGCTGCAACCTGGGCGTGGCCATCGTCTCTATGGTCAACAACAGCACGACCCACCGCGGGGGCCACGTGGTGGTGCAG AAAGCTCAGTTCAACTGGGATCCAGAGACTGTCGGCCTCATCCATGGCTCCTTTTTCTGGGGCTACATTGTCACCCAGATTCCCGGAGGATTTATCTGCCAAAAATTCGCAGCCAACAG GGTTTTCGGCTTTGCTATTGTGGCTACATCCACTCTAAACATGCTGATCCCCTCGGCTGCCCGCGTCCACTACGGCTGTGTCATCTTCGTGAGGATCCTGCAGGGGTTGGTAGAG GGGGTCACGTACCCCGCCTGCCACGGGATCTGGAGCAAATGGGCCCCGCCCTTAGAGCGGAGTCGCCTGGCGACAACGGCCTTTTGCg GTTCCTATGCTGGGGCGGTGGTGGCGATGCCTCTCGCCGGGGTCCTGGTGCAATACTCAGGATGGAGCTCCGTCTTCTACGTCTACG GCAGCTTCGGGATCTTCTGGTACCTGTTCTGGCTGCTCGTCTCGTATGAGTCCCCGGCGCTGCACCCCAGCATTTCGGAGGAGGAGCGCAAGTACATCGAGGACGCCATCGGCGAGAGCGCCAAGCTCATGAACCCGGTCACG AAGTTTAACACACCCTGGCGGCGCTTCTTCACGTCCATGCCAGTCTATGCCATCATCGTGGCCAACTTCTGCCGCAGCTGGACGTTCTACCTGCTCCTTATCTCCCAGCCTGCCTACTTCGAAGAAGTGTTCGGCTTCGAGATCAGCAAG GTGGGCCTGGTGTCAGCGTTGCCCCACCTGGTCATGACCATCATCGTGCCCATCGGCGGCCAGATCGCGGACTTCCTGAGAAGCCGTCGCATCATGTCCACCACCAACGTGCGCAAGTTGATGAACTGTGGGG GCTTCGGCATGGAGGCCACGCTGCTGCTGGTGGTCGGCTACTCGCACTCCAAGGGTGTGGCCATCTCCTTCCTGGTCCTCGCCGTGGGCTTCAGCGGCTTCGCCATCTCTG GGTTCAACGTGAACCACCTGGACATCGCCCCGCGCTATGCCAGCATCCTCATGGGCATCTCCAACGGTGTGGGCACGTTGTCGGGCATGGTGTGCCCCATCATCGTGGGCGCCATGACAAAGCACAAG ACTCGGGAGGAGTGGCAGTACGTGTTCCTCATTGCCTCCCTGGTGCACTATGGGGGTGTCATCTTCTACGGGGTCTTTGCTTCCGGAGAGAAGCAGCCGTGGGCGGAGCCTGAGGAGATGAGCGAAGAGAAGTGTGGCTTTGTTGGCCATGACCAGCTGGCTGGCAGTGACGAAAGCGACATGGAGGATGAGGCTGAGCCCCCCGGGGCgccccctgctccccctccctcatACGGGGCCACACACAGCACAGTTCAGCCCCCAAGACCCCCACCCCCTGTCCGGGACTACTGA
- the SLC17A7 gene encoding vesicular glutamate transporter 1 isoform X2, translated as MSGLGFCISFGIRCNLGVAIVSMVNNSTTHRGGHVVVQKAQFNWDPETVGLIHGSFFWGYIVTQIPGGFICQKFAANRVFGFAIVATSTLNMLIPSAARVHYGCVIFVRILQGLVEGVTYPACHGIWSKWAPPLERSRLATTAFCGSYAGAVVAMPLAGVLVQYSGWSSVFYVYGSFGIFWYLFWLLVSYESPALHPSISEEERKYIEDAIGESAKLMNPVTKFNTPWRRFFTSMPVYAIIVANFCRSWTFYLLLISQPAYFEEVFGFEISKVGLVSALPHLVMTIIVPIGGQIADFLRSRRIMSTTNVRKLMNCGGFGMEATLLLVVGYSHSKGVAISFLVLAVGFSGFAISGFNVNHLDIAPRYASILMGISNGVGTLSGMVCPIIVGAMTKHKTREEWQYVFLIASLVHYGGVIFYGVFASGEKQPWAEPEEMSEEKCGFVGHDQLAGSDESDMEDEAEPPGAPPAPPPSYGATHSTVQPPRPPPPVRDY; from the exons ATGAGCGGTCTGGGCTTCTGCATCAGCTTTGGCATCCGCTGCAACCTGGGCGTGGCCATCGTCTCTATGGTCAACAACAGCACGACCCACCGCGGGGGCCACGTGGTGGTGCAG AAAGCTCAGTTCAACTGGGATCCAGAGACTGTCGGCCTCATCCATGGCTCCTTTTTCTGGGGCTACATTGTCACCCAGATTCCCGGAGGATTTATCTGCCAAAAATTCGCAGCCAACAG GGTTTTCGGCTTTGCTATTGTGGCTACATCCACTCTAAACATGCTGATCCCCTCGGCTGCCCGCGTCCACTACGGCTGTGTCATCTTCGTGAGGATCCTGCAGGGGTTGGTAGAG GGGGTCACGTACCCCGCCTGCCACGGGATCTGGAGCAAATGGGCCCCGCCCTTAGAGCGGAGTCGCCTGGCGACAACGGCCTTTTGCg GTTCCTATGCTGGGGCGGTGGTGGCGATGCCTCTCGCCGGGGTCCTGGTGCAATACTCAGGATGGAGCTCCGTCTTCTACGTCTACG GCAGCTTCGGGATCTTCTGGTACCTGTTCTGGCTGCTCGTCTCGTATGAGTCCCCGGCGCTGCACCCCAGCATTTCGGAGGAGGAGCGCAAGTACATCGAGGACGCCATCGGCGAGAGCGCCAAGCTCATGAACCCGGTCACG AAGTTTAACACACCCTGGCGGCGCTTCTTCACGTCCATGCCAGTCTATGCCATCATCGTGGCCAACTTCTGCCGCAGCTGGACGTTCTACCTGCTCCTTATCTCCCAGCCTGCCTACTTCGAAGAAGTGTTCGGCTTCGAGATCAGCAAG GTGGGCCTGGTGTCAGCGTTGCCCCACCTGGTCATGACCATCATCGTGCCCATCGGCGGCCAGATCGCGGACTTCCTGAGAAGCCGTCGCATCATGTCCACCACCAACGTGCGCAAGTTGATGAACTGTGGGG GCTTCGGCATGGAGGCCACGCTGCTGCTGGTGGTCGGCTACTCGCACTCCAAGGGTGTGGCCATCTCCTTCCTGGTCCTCGCCGTGGGCTTCAGCGGCTTCGCCATCTCTG GGTTCAACGTGAACCACCTGGACATCGCCCCGCGCTATGCCAGCATCCTCATGGGCATCTCCAACGGTGTGGGCACGTTGTCGGGCATGGTGTGCCCCATCATCGTGGGCGCCATGACAAAGCACAAG ACTCGGGAGGAGTGGCAGTACGTGTTCCTCATTGCCTCCCTGGTGCACTATGGGGGTGTCATCTTCTACGGGGTCTTTGCTTCCGGAGAGAAGCAGCCGTGGGCGGAGCCTGAGGAGATGAGCGAAGAGAAGTGTGGCTTTGTTGGCCATGACCAGCTGGCTGGCAGTGACGAAAGCGACATGGAGGATGAGGCTGAGCCCCCCGGGGCgccccctgctccccctccctcatACGGGGCCACACACAGCACAGTTCAGCCCCCAAGACCCCCACCCCCTGTCCGGGACTACTGA
- the GFY gene encoding Golgi-associated olfactory signaling regulator: MKSFSPILFLLVFLLAWLGSQAAPSASPPAGSNFPGMGHPSEISPHASENSTRDWPNPESPESAYPEPSKMPHAVSPEPSPLNFTETPNPDLQETPDPESPETPKPNSLNTSISESLETPNMNSSNTTHLEPSETPKPDSTEVPHAESPETPEPNPSRTSHPASPETPDTEPTQTAPQESPESPKLNSTEMSRAEAPETPDPHPSKTLDPKFPETHDPDTTETPNSEFLQTLHPDPTEAPRPESPVTHNPSPTEIPQTESPTTPYQGATEIPTTSDPELSLSLHPETPAPFKEEATALNELPLNPKPETLAATQPGSLKSPTSDSPGTVELKAPQNFSSKGPNVPPPSARIAGPPAPPGPPSQSAPATPRAPQRRSRGERVNTIIVVERVQETGVTLVGRPRGVAGGALCLFLAGTGLLIGIFLLLWCLYRRAARHRPFAHHRLPNDGDEPVMHLDTPKDPAYDLYFYAPDAWVPSHIATKQPPPTPPLPPKLPPPPRGGRPQPLEPLSPATLPNNFV; encoded by the exons ATGAAATCCTTCAGCCCGATCCTCTTCCTCCTCGTCTTCCTCCTCGCCTGGCTGGGTTCCCAGGCCGCCCCTTCGGCCTCACCGCCTGCGGGCTCCAACTTCCCGGGGATGGGCCACCCCTCTGAGATTTCCCCTCACGCTTCTGAAAATTCCACCCGCGACTGGCCTAACCCAGAGTCCCCTGAGAGTGCTTATCCTGAGCCCTCCAAGATGCCTCATGCAGTTTCCCCAGAACCTTCCCCCCTTAACTTCACTGAGACCCCCAACCCTGACCTCCAGGAAACCCCAGATCCAGAGTCTCCTGAGACCCCCAAACCCAACTCACTCAACACCTCAATATCAGAATCCCTGGAGACCCCCAACATGAACTCCTCCAATACGACACATCTAGAACCTTCTGAGACCCCCAAACCTGACTCGACTGAAGTTCCACACGCAGAATCCCCTGAGACCCCCGAACCTAACCCCTCCAGAACTTCACACCCAGCATCTCCTGAGACCCCAGACACTGAGCCCACCCAAACTGCACCCCAAGAATCCCCAGAGAGTCCAAAACTTAACTCCACTGAAATGTCACGTGCAGAAGCCCCTGAGACCCCGGATCCTCACCCCAGCAAGACCCTTGACCCCAAATTTCCAGAAACTCATGACCCTGACACCACTGAGACCCCGAACTCTGAATTCCTCCAGACCCTCCATCCTGACCCTACCGAAGCCCCTCGCCCAGAATCCCCTGTAACCCATAACCCCAGCCCTACTGAGATTCCCCAAACAGAATCCCCCACAACTCCCTACCAAGGTGCCACAGAGATCCCTACGACCTCTGACCCTGAGCTCTCCCTTAGTCTTCACCCAGAAACACCTGCACCCTTCAAGGAGGAAGCTACGGCCCTAAATGAGCTGCCCCTGAATCCCAAGCCGGAAACCCTTGCAGCCACCCAGCCGGGCTCCCTTAAATCGCCCACCTCAGATTCTCCTGGGACCGTTGAGCTGAAGGCCCCCCAGAATTTTAGCTCTAAAGGGCCCAatgtccctcctccctcagcccggATTGCGGGcccccctgctcctccagggccccCCAGTCAGTCGGCCCCGGCCACTCCGCGGGCCCCCCAGCGGCGCAGCCGAGGTGAGAGAGTCAACACTATCATCGTGGTGGAACGAGTGCAGGAGACCG GCGTGACCCTGGTGGGACGTCCCCGGGGTGTGGCGGGCGGGGCCCTGTGTCTCTTCCTCGCTGGAACCGGGCTGCTGATCGGCATTTTCCTGCTGCTGTGGTGTCTCTACCGCCGGGCGGCTCGACACAGGCCCTTCGCACACCACCGGCTTCCGAACGACGGAGATGAACCGG TTATGCATTTGGACACCCCGAAGGACCCAGCCTATGACCTCTACTTTTATGCCCCGGACGCTTGGGTCCCTTCACACATCGCCACCAAGCAGCCGCCGCCCACCCCCCCGCTGCCGCCCAAGCTGCCCCCGCCGCCCCGCGGGGgtcgcccccagcccctggagccGCTCTCCCCCGCCACGCTCCCCAACAACTTCGTCTGA